In the genome of Tannockella kyphosi, one region contains:
- the rsmH gene encoding 16S rRNA (cytosine(1402)-N(4))-methyltransferase RsmH codes for MDNEQKTHKRRVRYKGTHPTKFHEKYKEHNPDKYKDDIEKIIKKGNTPAGMHISICVQEIIDFLEIKPGQIGLDATLGYGGHTSKMLEQLQGTGHVYGLDIDPIEIEKTKARLLEKGFDETIFSAIHTNFKNIDHVAREYGPFDFILADLGVSSMQIDDPSRGFSFKRESPLDLRLNPNQGIPASERLTQMTYNELRDILESYSDEPYASPIAKAIMKNINQGNTIDTTTKLKVIIEEIIENDKAVPFKQREITIKKTCQRTFQALRMDVNNEYDVLYDFLEKLPEALKSGGRVAILTFHSGEDRLVKKAFKELKNLGIYSDVTRDVIRPSKEECFQNPRATSTKMRWAIKA; via the coding sequence ATGGATAACGAACAAAAAACACACAAAAGAAGAGTACGTTATAAAGGTACTCACCCTACTAAGTTTCATGAAAAGTATAAAGAACACAACCCTGATAAATACAAAGATGATATAGAAAAAATAATAAAAAAAGGAAATACTCCTGCTGGTATGCATATTTCAATATGTGTTCAAGAAATTATTGATTTTTTAGAAATAAAACCTGGTCAAATAGGATTAGATGCTACTTTAGGTTATGGTGGTCATACTTCTAAAATGTTAGAACAATTACAAGGAACTGGTCATGTTTATGGATTAGATATTGATCCTATTGAAATAGAAAAAACAAAAGCTAGATTATTAGAAAAAGGTTTTGATGAAACTATTTTTAGTGCTATTCATACTAATTTTAAAAATATAGATCATGTAGCTAGAGAATATGGACCTTTTGATTTTATTTTAGCAGACTTAGGTGTATCATCCATGCAAATAGATGACCCTAGTCGTGGTTTTTCTTTTAAAAGAGAAAGTCCGTTAGATTTGAGATTAAACCCTAATCAAGGTATTCCTGCTAGTGAAAGATTAACTCAAATGACATATAATGAATTAAGAGATATTTTAGAATCTTATAGCGACGAGCCTTATGCTAGTCCTATTGCAAAAGCAATTATGAAAAATATAAATCAAGGTAATACGATAGATACTACTACTAAATTAAAAGTAATTATAGAAGAAATTATTGAAAATGATAAAGCTGTTCCCTTTAAACAAAGAGAAATCACAATTAAAAAAACATGTCAAAGAACTTTCCAAGCATTACGCATGGATGTAAATAATGAATATGATGTTTTATATGATTTCTTAGAAAAATTACCAGAAGCCCTAAAAAGCGGTGGTCGTGTAGCTATTTTAACATTTCATTCAGGAGAAGATCGTTTGGTCAAAAAAGCTTTTAAAGAATTAAAAAATCTAGGTATTTATAGCGATGTAACAAGAGATGTAATTCGCCCTTCTAAAGAAGAATGTTTCCAAAATCCTCGTGCTACTTCTACTAAAATGCGTTGGGCTATTAAAGCTTAA